Proteins encoded together in one Neobacillus sp. FSL H8-0543 window:
- a CDS encoding glycine betaine ABC transporter substrate-binding protein yields the protein MGDFFKYLSTNYEQIFSLLGQHIYLSVISVLIAIIIAIPLGILISSNQKLAKPIIGTTNVIQAVPSLALLGFLIPFIGIGSTPAIVMVVLYSLLPIVKNTYTGLTNIDADILEAAKGIGLTKSQTMRKVQLPLAFPMIMAGIRISAVTAVGLMTIAAFIGAGGLGYLVFSGVQTVDNYMILAGAIPACILALFIDFVVGKLEVSYSYSSKQKSKSKTSKKVKKLMIGLASFVLVVAGAFTIYSKATAVDKLVIGSKNFSEQLIIGNMLADLIENKTDIEVERKLNLGGTQVAFSALDNDDIDVYVEYTGTGLVSILNKSPLNDADQVYDVVQKEFKANYGIQLLEPLGFNNTYTIAVRQDTAQQYGLNTISDLAKVSDGLIMGPTIEFANREDGLPGLSQTYNMNFTDVKAIDGGLRYSALDNHKSDVIDAFLTDGLIEAFSLKVLEDDKGFFPPYYAVPIIKEKTLKKHPELKKVLNSLSGKLTDDIMRKLNYKVDSLKESPEKVAKEFLQKEGLL from the coding sequence ATGGGTGATTTTTTCAAGTATTTAAGTACAAACTATGAACAAATTTTCAGTTTACTAGGTCAGCATATATATTTAAGTGTAATTTCTGTTTTAATAGCTATTATTATCGCAATACCGCTTGGCATTTTAATTTCTAGTAATCAAAAGCTTGCAAAGCCAATCATCGGAACCACTAACGTCATCCAGGCTGTACCAAGCTTGGCCTTACTCGGGTTCTTAATCCCATTCATCGGCATTGGTAGTACTCCGGCCATCGTTATGGTCGTTCTATACTCGCTCCTTCCAATCGTCAAAAATACGTATACAGGATTGACTAATATAGATGCTGATATCCTTGAAGCCGCCAAAGGTATCGGTTTAACAAAGAGCCAGACGATGAGAAAGGTTCAGTTGCCGTTAGCGTTCCCGATGATTATGGCAGGTATCAGGATCTCTGCGGTAACAGCTGTTGGATTGATGACTATCGCAGCCTTTATTGGCGCAGGCGGACTTGGTTATCTTGTTTTCTCAGGTGTACAAACCGTTGACAATTACATGATACTTGCTGGGGCTATTCCTGCCTGTATTCTAGCCCTTTTCATTGACTTTGTTGTTGGAAAACTTGAAGTGTCGTATTCTTACTCAAGCAAACAGAAATCCAAATCGAAGACTAGTAAAAAAGTAAAAAAACTAATGATCGGGCTCGCAAGTTTCGTTTTAGTTGTAGCCGGTGCGTTCACGATTTATTCAAAAGCAACCGCAGTGGACAAACTTGTCATTGGTTCAAAAAATTTCAGTGAACAATTGATTATAGGAAACATGTTAGCTGATTTAATCGAAAACAAAACTGATATAGAAGTAGAGAGAAAATTGAATCTCGGTGGCACCCAAGTAGCTTTTAGTGCATTAGATAATGATGATATTGATGTATATGTAGAATATACCGGTACTGGACTGGTAAGTATCCTAAATAAGAGTCCTTTAAACGACGCTGATCAAGTCTATGATGTTGTTCAAAAGGAGTTCAAAGCCAATTATGGGATTCAACTGCTCGAACCACTTGGTTTTAATAACACTTATACAATCGCTGTACGTCAAGACACTGCCCAACAATATGGTTTGAACACAATTTCTGATCTAGCCAAGGTGAGCGATGGCTTAATTATGGGACCTACCATCGAATTTGCAAACCGTGAAGATGGATTACCAGGTCTATCTCAAACCTATAATATGAATTTTACAGATGTAAAAGCCATTGACGGCGGGTTGCGTTATTCTGCCCTAGACAATCATAAGAGTGATGTGATCGATGCTTTTTTAACAGATGGTTTAATTGAAGCGTTTAGTTTGAAGGTGTTAGAGGATGATAAAGGCTTTTTCCCACCTTACTATGCTGTTCCAATCATCAAAGAGAAAACATTAAAAAAGCATCCCGAGCTTAAAAAAGTATTGAATTCCCTTTCTGGTAAACTTACCGATGATATAATGCGTAAACTTAATTACAAAGTTGATAGCCTAAAAGAATCACCAGAAAAGGTAGCAAAGGAATTTTTACAAAAAGAAGGTTTATTGTAA
- a CDS encoding GntR family transcriptional regulator, translating to MQRAQIPTYERIAIDLANRIYDGKFKVGERIHGRSTLASEYNVSPETVRRAIKILEDVEIVQSTKGSGILISSRENAYKYIHRFSNLASIKDLEKQIHSLINERSKLDQQLDDTLRKIIDYSGKLRHTNPLAPIEVEVFPGSAHIGKTISEVKFWQNTGGTVIGMKRKGELIISPGPYALILEEDVLLIIGDDGTYERVVHFMEG from the coding sequence ATGCAGAGGGCACAAATACCAACTTACGAACGGATTGCAATCGATTTGGCTAATAGAATATACGATGGGAAATTTAAAGTGGGTGAAAGAATTCACGGTAGATCTACCTTGGCAAGTGAATATAATGTATCGCCAGAGACCGTTAGGCGGGCAATTAAGATTTTGGAGGATGTGGAGATTGTTCAATCTACGAAAGGCAGCGGAATTCTCATTTCCTCACGTGAAAATGCCTATAAATATATTCATCGATTTTCGAATTTGGCAAGTATAAAAGATCTTGAGAAACAAATCCATTCCCTCATTAACGAGAGAAGCAAGCTTGATCAGCAGTTAGATGACACACTTAGAAAAATCATAGATTATTCAGGAAAGCTGCGGCATACGAATCCGCTGGCACCCATTGAAGTAGAAGTTTTCCCAGGCAGCGCACATATTGGCAAGACAATCTCAGAGGTGAAATTTTGGCAAAATACAGGCGGAACCGTAATTGGGATGAAGAGAAAGGGAGAGTTGATTATCTCACCTGGACCGTATGCACTAATACTTGAGGAGGATGTTCTCCTTATTATTGGTGATGATGGAACATATGAAAGAGTCGTACATTTTATGGAGGGTTAA
- a CDS encoding aspartate kinase, translating to MKVIKFGGSSLASGKQIEKVFRIVMSDPERKVVVVSAPGKRFPDDQKVTDLLIECAELCLQNNNPKAKVDAIIARYSAIAEELSLADEIISEITEDLSRRLNSDRTKPERFMDCVKASGEDNHAKLVAAYFQSQGVDANYVNPGEAGLLVSDEPGNAQVLPESYDRLFALRKREGILIFPGFFGYSEEGEVFTFSRSGSDITGSILANGLKADLYENFTDVDAVYSVNPFIVERPKEIKELTYREMRELSYAGFTVLHDEALVPAFRAGIPVQIKNTNNPTAPGTKIVYERDNTNGPVIGIASDQGFCSIYVSKYLMNREIGFGRKLLSILEDYGLSYEHTPSGIDDVSVILRENQLDLEMENEIKWRIESELHADEVKVEHSLALIMVVGEGMRRNVGTMARASKALAKAKVNIEMINQGSSEVSMMFGVKEVDEKKAVNALYEEFFAAVTA from the coding sequence ATGAAGGTCATTAAATTTGGGGGGTCATCTTTGGCTTCTGGAAAACAAATCGAGAAAGTTTTCCGGATTGTTATGTCAGATCCTGAGCGAAAGGTGGTCGTCGTCTCTGCACCAGGGAAGAGGTTTCCAGATGATCAAAAGGTAACTGATTTATTAATTGAGTGTGCCGAACTGTGTCTGCAAAATAATAACCCAAAAGCGAAGGTTGACGCCATTATAGCAAGATATTCTGCTATTGCAGAGGAACTATCCCTTGCTGACGAGATAATAAGCGAAATTACCGAGGATTTATCTCGAAGATTGAATAGTGACCGAACCAAGCCTGAGCGGTTCATGGATTGTGTGAAAGCAAGCGGTGAGGATAATCACGCTAAATTGGTGGCTGCTTATTTTCAGAGCCAGGGGGTAGATGCCAATTATGTTAATCCAGGTGAAGCTGGGCTGCTTGTAAGCGATGAGCCAGGAAATGCTCAAGTACTGCCAGAATCCTATGATCGGTTGTTTGCACTGAGAAAACGGGAAGGAATATTAATTTTCCCAGGTTTCTTTGGCTATAGTGAGGAAGGTGAAGTGTTTACTTTTTCCCGTAGCGGCTCTGATATAACTGGTTCCATTCTTGCTAATGGATTGAAAGCTGACCTTTATGAGAACTTTACCGATGTGGATGCCGTCTATTCAGTCAACCCATTTATTGTTGAAAGACCGAAAGAAATTAAGGAATTAACTTATAGAGAAATGCGGGAATTATCTTATGCAGGATTTACCGTCCTGCATGATGAAGCGCTTGTTCCAGCATTCCGTGCAGGGATACCTGTACAAATTAAGAATACGAACAATCCAACGGCACCAGGAACCAAAATTGTTTATGAACGAGATAACACCAATGGTCCTGTGATTGGAATTGCCAGCGATCAAGGATTTTGCAGTATTTATGTAAGTAAATACCTTATGAATAGAGAGATTGGCTTTGGAAGAAAACTTCTTAGTATTTTAGAAGATTATGGACTTTCTTATGAACATACTCCTTCAGGAATTGACGATGTATCTGTTATTTTAAGAGAGAACCAGCTTGATTTAGAAATGGAAAATGAAATCAAATGGCGGATAGAATCAGAATTACATGCTGATGAAGTAAAAGTTGAGCATAGCCTTGCACTAATCATGGTTGTAGGTGAAGGGATGCGCAGGAATGTAGGCACAATGGCACGAGCCTCTAAAGCGCTGGCAAAGGCTAAGGTCAATATCGAAATGATCAACCAAGGCTCCTCCGAAGTAAGTATGATGTTTGGTGTCAAAGAAGTGGATGAAAAAAAAGCCGTAAACGCATTATATGAAGAGTTTTTTGCTGCAGTGACTGCGTAA
- a CDS encoding CoA pyrophosphatase, producing the protein MEMESILEKIKNHTPTILGSEKFSKYAVMVPLLKKEDGIHVLFEVRSLELRRQPGEICFPGGRIDVDDTDEKSAAIRETVEELGIDKANISEVYPLDFMISPFGMMIYPFVGLIDNPENIQPNPTEVGEIFTVPLTYFINNEPKIYHVNFKVEPEENFPFNLVVGGENYNWRTRAIDEYFYNYEEKAIWGLTARILAHFIEILR; encoded by the coding sequence ATGGAAATGGAATCCATATTAGAAAAAATAAAAAACCATACACCTACCATCCTCGGCAGTGAGAAATTTTCAAAGTATGCTGTCATGGTGCCGCTCCTAAAAAAAGAGGATGGGATTCATGTATTATTTGAAGTTCGCTCGCTTGAATTGAGAAGGCAGCCAGGTGAGATTTGCTTTCCTGGCGGTAGAATAGATGTAGATGATACAGATGAAAAAAGTGCAGCCATTCGAGAAACCGTAGAGGAATTAGGAATTGATAAAGCGAATATCTCTGAAGTTTATCCACTCGATTTTATGATTTCTCCTTTTGGAATGATGATCTACCCCTTTGTGGGACTAATCGATAATCCTGAAAATATCCAGCCTAATCCAACAGAAGTGGGTGAAATTTTTACTGTCCCGTTAACCTACTTTATAAATAATGAACCAAAAATTTATCATGTAAACTTTAAGGTGGAGCCGGAAGAGAATTTTCCGTTTAATTTAGTTGTCGGCGGCGAGAACTACAATTGGCGGACAAGGGCAATCGATGAATACTTTTATAATTATGAGGAGAAAGCTATTTGGGGGCTGACAGCTAGAATACTGGCCCATTTTATTGAAATTCTTCGATAA
- a CDS encoding homogentisate 1,2-dioxygenase, with the protein MYYRQMGKIPHKRHTMFKKTDGTLYREQVMGTRGFSGTQSILYHYYMPTEVVKSGVSSSYLPEYEDQQSLIHRHFLTSNVLKSGDALTARQYILGNQDLLIGTAKVTEPMNSFYRNGDGDEMLFIHYGSGKLETMFGTITYQPGDYLVIPIGTIYKVIPNETEVTKILFIESFSQITTPKRYRNEYGQHLEHSPFCERDFRGPENLDAHDLKGEFEVFTKSRGAIHSHILGHHPFDVVGWDGYLYPWAFNIEDFEPITGRVHQPPPVHQTFEGNNFVVCSFVPRLFDYHPQAIPAPYYHSNVNSDELLYYVEGNFMSRKGVQLESITLHPSGIPHGPHPGKTESSIGKKETFELAVMIDTFHPLKVVKDASTLEDSAYMYSWAEKKE; encoded by the coding sequence ATGTATTACCGTCAAATGGGCAAGATTCCTCACAAGCGGCATACGATGTTTAAAAAAACGGATGGGACACTTTACCGTGAGCAGGTAATGGGGACACGCGGTTTTTCAGGAACGCAATCGATTTTATATCATTACTACATGCCAACAGAAGTGGTAAAATCAGGGGTTTCCAGCAGTTATTTGCCTGAATATGAAGACCAGCAATCGTTAATTCACCGACATTTCCTAACCAGCAATGTGTTGAAAAGTGGTGATGCCCTCACCGCAAGACAATATATTTTAGGTAATCAGGATTTATTGATTGGAACAGCAAAGGTCACTGAGCCAATGAACAGCTTTTACCGAAACGGTGATGGAGATGAAATGCTTTTTATTCACTACGGTTCAGGTAAGCTAGAGACAATGTTTGGAACGATTACCTATCAGCCCGGTGATTATCTGGTAATTCCGATTGGAACGATTTATAAAGTCATCCCCAATGAAACGGAAGTAACAAAAATTTTGTTCATCGAGTCATTTAGCCAAATCACAACTCCAAAACGTTACCGGAACGAGTATGGACAGCATTTAGAGCATAGTCCGTTTTGTGAACGCGATTTCCGCGGACCAGAAAACCTAGATGCCCATGACTTGAAGGGAGAGTTTGAGGTTTTTACAAAATCACGAGGCGCGATCCATTCTCACATCCTAGGTCATCACCCTTTTGATGTTGTTGGCTGGGATGGATACTTATATCCCTGGGCATTTAATATTGAAGATTTTGAACCTATTACAGGAAGGGTGCACCAGCCGCCTCCCGTTCATCAAACATTTGAAGGGAATAATTTTGTTGTTTGTTCATTTGTCCCGAGATTATTTGACTATCATCCACAGGCAATACCTGCTCCATATTACCACAGCAATGTGAATAGTGATGAGCTTCTCTATTATGTAGAAGGTAATTTTATGAGTCGGAAAGGGGTTCAACTAGAATCAATCACCCTGCATCCCAGCGGTATTCCGCATGGTCCACATCCAGGAAAAACGGAAAGCAGTATTGGGAAAAAAGAAACATTTGAACTCGCCGTTATGATCGATACCTTTCATCCGCTTAAGGTTGTAAAAGATGCCAGTACGCTTGAAGATTCAGCATATATGTATTCATGGGCGGAGAAAAAGGAATAA